Proteins encoded in a region of the Spiribacter sp. 1M189 genome:
- the glnD gene encoding [protein-PII] uridylyltransferase: MAATAPESPAEAIDWQLLDLDGLDQRLAAGENATALLQQALRDADDTLAARFLEGTPAFELVPLRAAVMDEIVTRVWTLCLGSLADEACLAAVGGYGRGELHPASDTDLMVIIPDTLPEGLEACLTDLVTRLWDIGIEIGHSVRSVEDCVTEAAKDITVATNLMESRALAGDRQLFDAMQTATSPFRIWPGPAFFEAKLAEQQRRHERYHDTAYNLEPNLKESPGGLRDIHMVGWVAKRHFSARALSDLVGLGFLTENEYEDLIQGQHFLWDIRFALHLLAGRREDRLLFDFQAELARQFGYKDTEHTLAVEQFMQRYYRMIMRLTRLNEMLLQLYQETILYADVDEKPTLLNKRFQVKRGFIEVTHRNVFRRYPFAMLELFLLMQQYPEIRGIRAATVRLLREHRDRIDARFRRDLRARSLFMEILRQPSGITHALRRMHGHGILGRYIPAFAEITGRMQYDLFHVYTVDTHTLMVVRNLRRLGVAKHKAEFPLLSQMHARLPKPELLYLAGLFHDIAKGRGGDHSELGAEDAYAFCLQHGLSRYDCRFVAWLVRKHLLMSMTAQRRDISDPAVINEFAAEMGDLNHLDHLYLLTVADIRATDPKLWNSWRESLLLELYRRTARAVRRGLGRPIDEDELVAEAQHRARELLRRRGLHHMTVRSIWRHFTPDYFLRYSAAEVAWHTEAIHSAGDAAHAPLVLIEDDAKRGGMEVFIYTRDRANIFAIAVSALDQLGLDILDARIITTDNGYTLDSFLVQFEHDEGEGHGARVERMRATLINHLHDPEALPEPSSRIAPRRLRHFKTPTQVDFSDDTRNHRTAMELITGDQPGLLAQVGYIFARHGLRVQNAKIATIGERAEDVFFITDDDNNPLTSATRQQLRSDLLSTFEGESDIMRRGDGV, encoded by the coding sequence ATGGCAGCGACTGCGCCGGAGTCTCCGGCCGAGGCCATCGACTGGCAGCTTCTCGACCTCGATGGGCTGGACCAGCGCCTGGCGGCCGGCGAGAACGCCACGGCGCTGCTGCAACAAGCGCTGCGCGACGCCGATGACACGCTGGCGGCACGTTTCCTGGAAGGGACTCCGGCCTTCGAGCTCGTACCGCTGCGCGCGGCGGTCATGGATGAAATCGTCACGCGCGTCTGGACGCTCTGCCTCGGCTCCCTCGCCGACGAGGCCTGCCTGGCCGCAGTCGGCGGTTATGGACGGGGGGAGCTCCATCCCGCCTCCGATACGGATCTGATGGTCATCATCCCCGACACGCTGCCGGAAGGCCTCGAGGCGTGTCTGACCGATCTGGTCACCCGGTTGTGGGATATCGGCATCGAGATTGGCCACAGCGTTCGCAGTGTCGAGGATTGTGTCACCGAGGCGGCAAAGGACATCACCGTTGCCACCAATCTCATGGAATCCCGGGCACTGGCCGGCGATCGGCAGCTTTTCGACGCCATGCAGACGGCGACCAGCCCGTTCCGTATATGGCCAGGTCCGGCGTTTTTCGAGGCCAAGCTGGCCGAACAGCAGCGGCGTCACGAGCGCTATCACGACACGGCCTACAACCTAGAGCCCAACCTCAAGGAGAGCCCCGGCGGCCTGCGGGACATCCACATGGTGGGCTGGGTCGCGAAACGCCACTTCAGCGCCCGCGCGCTGAGCGACCTGGTCGGCCTGGGGTTTCTCACCGAGAATGAATACGAAGACCTGATTCAGGGCCAGCACTTCCTCTGGGACATCCGCTTCGCACTTCACCTGCTCGCCGGACGCCGGGAAGACCGGCTACTGTTCGACTTCCAGGCCGAACTCGCCCGCCAGTTCGGCTACAAAGACACCGAGCACACCCTGGCGGTCGAGCAGTTCATGCAGCGCTATTACCGCATGATCATGCGGCTCACGCGGCTCAACGAAATGCTGCTGCAGCTCTACCAGGAAACCATCCTCTACGCGGATGTCGATGAAAAGCCGACCCTGCTGAACAAGCGCTTCCAGGTAAAACGCGGTTTTATCGAGGTCACGCATCGCAACGTGTTCCGTCGCTATCCCTTTGCGATGCTTGAGCTTTTTCTCCTTATGCAGCAGTACCCGGAGATTCGCGGCATACGCGCCGCGACGGTACGACTGCTACGCGAACATCGCGACCGCATCGACGCCCGATTCCGCCGGGACCTCCGCGCTCGCAGCCTTTTCATGGAAATCCTCCGCCAGCCCAGTGGAATCACCCATGCCCTGCGCCGGATGCATGGCCATGGCATCCTCGGCCGCTACATCCCGGCGTTCGCCGAGATCACCGGCCGCATGCAGTACGACCTGTTTCATGTCTACACCGTGGACACACACACCCTGATGGTCGTGCGCAATCTACGCCGCCTCGGCGTCGCGAAGCACAAGGCTGAATTCCCGCTGCTCAGCCAGATGCATGCGCGCCTGCCCAAGCCCGAGCTGCTCTACCTGGCCGGGCTTTTCCACGATATCGCCAAGGGTCGGGGCGGCGATCACTCTGAGCTCGGTGCCGAAGATGCCTACGCCTTCTGCTTGCAGCACGGCCTGTCGCGCTATGACTGCCGGTTCGTCGCGTGGCTGGTCCGCAAGCATCTGTTGATGTCAATGACCGCACAGCGCCGCGATATCAGCGACCCCGCCGTGATCAACGAGTTCGCCGCCGAGATGGGGGACCTCAATCACCTCGACCATCTCTATCTGCTGACCGTAGCGGATATCCGCGCCACCGACCCGAAACTCTGGAACAGCTGGCGCGAGTCGTTGTTGCTCGAGCTCTATCGGCGGACCGCTCGCGCGGTGCGGCGTGGTCTCGGGCGGCCCATTGACGAGGACGAACTGGTGGCGGAGGCGCAGCATCGGGCCCGCGAGCTCCTGCGGCGCCGCGGGCTTCATCATATGACCGTGCGCTCCATCTGGCGGCACTTTACCCCGGATTATTTCCTGCGCTACTCCGCTGCCGAGGTGGCGTGGCATACCGAGGCCATCCATTCAGCGGGGGATGCGGCCCACGCCCCGCTGGTACTGATCGAAGACGATGCAAAGCGCGGCGGTATGGAGGTCTTCATTTACACCCGCGACCGCGCCAACATATTCGCGATTGCCGTCTCTGCGCTGGATCAGCTCGGTCTGGATATCCTTGACGCGCGCATCATCACCACAGACAACGGCTATACGCTCGACAGCTTCCTCGTCCAATTCGAGCACGACGAAGGGGAAGGCCACGGAGCTCGGGTCGAGCGGATGCGCGCAACCCTGATCAATCACCTCCATGATCCGGAGGCATTGCCCGAGCCCTCCTCCCGCATCGCGCCCCGGCGCCTGCGGCATTTCAAGACACCGACACAGGTGGACTTCAGCGATGACACCCGCAACCATCGAACGGCGATGGAGCTGATCACCGGGGATCAGCCGGGGCTGCTCGCCCAGGTGGGCTATATATTCGCCCGCCACGGTCTGCGGGTACAGAACGCCAAGATCGCGACCATCGGCGAGCGGGCGGAAGACGTATTCTTCATCACCGACGACGACAACAACCCGCTGACCAGCGCCACACGCCAGCAGCTGCGCAGCGACCTGCTGAGCACCTTCGAGGGTGAATCGGACATCATGCGGAGGGGTGATGGCGTCTGA
- the map gene encoding type I methionyl aminopeptidase: protein MSITIKTPDEIEKMREAGRRAAAVLDMISEHVRPGITTGELDRLCHEKIEALECIPAPLNYRGFPKATCISVNHVICHGIPGSKKLKRGDILNIDVTVIHDGWHGDTSRMYFAGEPGVQARRVTEVAHEALYAGIKEVRPDARLGDIGNAIQTLAEARGCSVVREYCGHGIGLGFHEDPQVLHYGRPGTGEPLRPGMTFTIEPMINAGRADTRLLGDQWTVVTKDHSLSAQWEHTVAVTEDGVDILTLSGGD, encoded by the coding sequence ATGAGCATCACCATCAAGACCCCCGACGAGATCGAGAAAATGCGCGAAGCCGGCCGCCGGGCCGCTGCCGTGCTGGACATGATCAGTGAGCATGTCCGTCCGGGCATCACCACCGGCGAGCTCGACCGGCTATGCCATGAGAAAATCGAGGCGCTGGAGTGCATCCCGGCACCGCTCAACTACCGCGGCTTTCCCAAGGCCACCTGCATTTCGGTCAACCACGTCATCTGCCACGGCATCCCCGGCAGCAAGAAGCTCAAGCGCGGCGACATACTGAATATCGACGTGACCGTCATCCACGACGGCTGGCATGGCGACACGAGCCGTATGTACTTCGCCGGTGAGCCCGGCGTGCAGGCGCGTCGCGTCACCGAGGTGGCCCATGAGGCGCTCTACGCCGGTATCAAGGAGGTCCGTCCCGACGCCCGGCTCGGTGATATCGGAAATGCCATACAGACCCTGGCCGAGGCCCGGGGATGCTCAGTGGTGAGAGAATACTGCGGCCACGGCATCGGCCTTGGGTTCCATGAAGATCCCCAAGTGCTGCACTACGGACGGCCCGGCACCGGCGAGCCGCTGCGCCCGGGCATGACCTTCACCATCGAGCCGATGATCAATGCAGGCCGGGCGGACACCCGTCTGCTGGGCGATCAGTGGACCGTAGTGACCAAGGACCACAGCCTTTCCGCGCAATGGGAACATACCGTCGCCGTGACCGAGGATGGCGTGGATATCCTTACTCTGAGCGGCGGCGACTGA
- the rpsB gene encoding 30S ribosomal protein S2, giving the protein MAKVTMRQMLEAGVHFGHQTRYWDPKMAPYIFGERNKIHIVNLEKSLPLYQDAVNYAGKLAANGGRILFVGTKRAARDAVREEADRCGMPYVNHRWLGGMLTNFRTVKRSIRRYKELQEQKKDGTFEKLGKREVLSLQREMDKLERSFGGIVDMESLPDALFVIDVGYERIAVQEAIKLGIPVVAVVDTNNSPREVDYVVPGNDDAIRAIRLYLRGISDAIIDARMATAQAPAGDDEFVELPGEPAAAEAAPAEAAGAEAAPAQGEASESKRAGDEQSAG; this is encoded by the coding sequence ATGGCCAAGGTGACCATGCGTCAGATGCTGGAGGCCGGCGTGCATTTCGGCCACCAGACCCGTTACTGGGATCCGAAGATGGCCCCGTACATCTTCGGCGAGCGCAACAAGATCCATATCGTCAACCTGGAGAAGAGCCTTCCGCTCTACCAGGACGCGGTCAACTACGCGGGTAAGCTCGCTGCAAACGGGGGCCGGATCCTGTTCGTCGGCACCAAGCGGGCGGCCCGTGACGCCGTGCGCGAGGAAGCCGACCGTTGCGGCATGCCTTATGTCAACCACCGCTGGCTGGGTGGCATGCTGACCAACTTCCGTACCGTCAAGCGCTCCATCCGCCGCTACAAGGAGCTGCAGGAGCAGAAGAAGGACGGCACCTTCGAGAAGCTCGGCAAGCGCGAAGTGCTCTCCCTGCAGCGCGAGATGGACAAGCTGGAGCGCTCCTTCGGCGGCATCGTCGACATGGAATCGCTGCCGGACGCCCTGTTCGTGATCGACGTCGGTTACGAGCGCATTGCCGTGCAGGAGGCGATCAAGCTGGGTATCCCGGTGGTCGCCGTTGTCGATACCAACAACAGCCCCCGCGAGGTGGACTACGTCGTGCCCGGCAACGACGACGCCATCCGCGCGATTCGTCTGTATCTGCGTGGCATCTCCGATGCCATCATCGATGCACGCATGGCCACGGCCCAGGCGCCGGCCGGCGATGACGAGTTCGTCGAGCTCCCCGGCGAGCCTGCCGCAGCGGAGGCCGCCCCTGCAGAAGCAGCGGGTGCCGAGGCCGCTCCCGCGCAGGGCGAGGCCAGCGAGAGCAAGCGTGCCGGCGACGAGCAGAGCGCCGGTTAA
- the tsf gene encoding translation elongation factor Ts, whose translation MAITAQLVKDLRERTGAGMMECKKALVETDGDMDAAVEHMRKRGLAKADKKADRVAADGAVIAALSEDGRSGAIVEINSETDFVANGDDFQAFARQVANRILADDPADLGALLAMPLEDGGDSLELAQKELVAKIGENIQVRRFQRYATDSGRVHHYLHGSRIGVLLELEGGDDALGRDLCMHIAASRPVCVSVDDVPEDRAASEREILVAQAQESGKPQEIIDKMVEGRLRKWLSEITLLGQPFVKDPDQTVEKLLEAHGAKVVRFARLEVGEGIEKKEENFAEEVAATVQGS comes from the coding sequence ATGGCGATTACCGCACAACTGGTCAAGGATCTGCGGGAGCGTACCGGCGCGGGCATGATGGAGTGCAAGAAGGCGCTGGTGGAGACCGATGGCGATATGGACGCCGCCGTCGAGCACATGCGCAAGCGCGGGCTTGCCAAGGCCGACAAGAAGGCCGACCGGGTGGCCGCCGATGGGGCCGTGATCGCGGCCCTGTCGGAAGACGGTCGCAGTGGCGCGATCGTGGAGATCAACAGCGAGACCGACTTCGTCGCCAATGGTGACGACTTCCAGGCTTTTGCCCGCCAGGTGGCGAATCGAATCCTTGCCGATGACCCGGCGGATCTCGGTGCGTTACTGGCGATGCCGCTCGAGGATGGCGGCGATTCGCTGGAGCTCGCCCAGAAGGAGCTCGTCGCTAAGATCGGCGAGAACATTCAGGTCCGCCGTTTCCAGCGCTATGCGACGGACAGTGGCCGGGTCCATCACTACCTCCATGGCAGCCGGATTGGTGTGCTGCTCGAGCTCGAGGGCGGTGACGATGCGCTGGGACGGGATCTTTGCATGCATATCGCGGCGAGTCGTCCGGTCTGCGTCAGCGTTGACGACGTCCCCGAGGATCGGGCCGCCAGCGAGCGTGAAATCCTCGTGGCCCAGGCGCAGGAGTCGGGCAAGCCGCAGGAGATTATCGATAAGATGGTCGAAGGCCGGCTGCGGAAGTGGCTGAGCGAGATCACCCTGCTCGGACAGCCATTCGTGAAGGATCCGGATCAGACCGTGGAAAAGCTCCTCGAGGCGCATGGCGCAAAGGTCGTGCGCTTTGCCCGGCTTGAGGTCGGTGAGGGGATCGAAAAGAAGGAAGAGAACTTCGCCGAAGAGGTCGCCGCAACGGTCCAGGGCAGCTGA
- the pyrH gene encoding UMP kinase translates to MSDPVYRRILLKLSGEALLGDAEYGIDPAVLRRLATEVHALIDRGVEVALVIGGGNIFRGAGLAAAGMDRVGADHMGMLATVMNGLAMQDALEREGVFTRVMSAIKINQVCEDYIRRRAVRHLEKGRVVILAAGTGNPFFTTDSAASLRAVEIGADIMLKATKVDGVYSADPVTDPNARRYERLTYDRVLDERLSVMDATAIVMCRDQNMPIIVFDINRPGALASIVEGENVGTRVERG, encoded by the coding sequence ATGTCGGATCCGGTCTATCGACGGATTCTGCTCAAGCTGAGCGGCGAGGCGCTGCTCGGTGACGCCGAGTACGGCATTGATCCTGCTGTCCTCCGGCGGCTGGCTACAGAAGTCCATGCCCTGATTGATCGGGGCGTGGAAGTGGCGCTGGTCATTGGCGGCGGCAATATCTTCAGGGGCGCTGGGCTGGCCGCGGCCGGCATGGACCGGGTCGGTGCCGATCACATGGGAATGCTGGCCACGGTGATGAATGGCCTGGCGATGCAGGACGCCCTTGAGCGTGAGGGCGTCTTCACCCGTGTCATGTCGGCGATCAAGATCAACCAGGTCTGTGAGGATTACATCCGGCGGCGGGCGGTGCGCCACCTCGAGAAGGGGCGTGTGGTCATTCTTGCCGCCGGGACCGGTAATCCGTTTTTCACGACCGACTCCGCCGCGAGCCTGCGGGCAGTGGAAATCGGCGCCGATATCATGCTCAAGGCCACCAAGGTCGATGGCGTGTACTCGGCGGATCCGGTGACCGATCCCAATGCCAGGCGCTACGAACGGCTGACCTATGACCGCGTGCTCGACGAGCGCCTCTCGGTGATGGATGCCACGGCGATTGTCATGTGTCGTGACCAGAACATGCCCATTATCGTGTTCGATATTAACCGTCCCGGTGCCCTCGCGAGTATCGTGGAAGGCGAGAACGTCGGGACCCGGGTGGAACGAGGATGA
- the frr gene encoding ribosome recycling factor: MIDDIAQDADQRMDKSVESLRQDLHKIRTGRAHTSLLDQVTVSYYGTEVPLNQAASVAVGDARTLLVTPFEKSMVAPIEKAIMESNLGLTPNSAGQAIRIPLPPLTEERRRDLVKVVRSEGEQAKVAVRNIRRDANGDLKQLLKDKDITEDEEKQAEDHIQKLTDRHVKAIDEVLAAKEEELMSV; this comes from the coding sequence ATGATCGATGACATTGCCCAGGACGCGGACCAGCGCATGGACAAGAGCGTGGAGAGCCTGCGGCAGGATCTGCATAAGATCCGCACAGGCCGGGCGCATACCAGCCTGCTCGATCAGGTGACGGTGAGCTACTACGGTACCGAGGTACCGCTCAACCAGGCGGCCTCGGTGGCAGTGGGCGATGCCCGTACGCTGCTGGTCACGCCCTTTGAGAAGAGCATGGTGGCGCCCATCGAAAAAGCCATTATGGAGTCCAACCTGGGGCTGACGCCGAATTCCGCCGGTCAGGCCATCCGCATTCCTTTGCCACCGCTCACTGAAGAGCGCCGCCGTGACCTGGTCAAGGTGGTGCGCAGCGAGGGGGAACAGGCCAAGGTGGCGGTCCGGAACATCCGCCGGGACGCCAATGGCGATCTCAAGCAGCTCCTCAAGGACAAGGACATCACCGAGGACGAGGAAAAGCAGGCCGAGGATCACATCCAGAAGCTCACCGATCGGCACGTCAAGGCCATCGACGAGGTCCTTGCCGCCAAGGAAGAAGAGCTGATGTCCGTGTGA
- the uppS gene encoding polyprenyl diphosphate synthase, translated as MSESPRAIPRHVAIIMDGNGRWAARHGEPRHHGHRAGAESVRRTVECCARAGVEALTLFAFSSENWRRPAAEVGMLMELFMRVLDRETDRLHRNDIRLNIIGDRSRLARRLRARCASAERLTADNTRMQLNIAASYGGRWDIASAARRLAEAVAAGERTPESIDENALGAEICLHGLPEPDLFVRTGGEQRISNFLLWQLAYTELYFTPVLWPDFDEGEMNRALVWFGERERRFGGLRNDAGDDTGA; from the coding sequence ATGAGTGAGTCGCCAAGAGCGATCCCCCGGCATGTCGCGATCATCATGGACGGCAACGGCCGATGGGCGGCGCGCCACGGCGAGCCGCGGCATCATGGCCACCGGGCAGGCGCGGAATCGGTTCGTCGGACCGTTGAATGCTGCGCGCGGGCCGGTGTCGAGGCACTGACACTATTCGCGTTCAGCAGCGAGAACTGGCGGCGGCCGGCGGCCGAGGTCGGCATGCTCATGGAGCTTTTCATGCGCGTGCTCGATCGCGAGACCGATCGCCTGCACCGCAACGATATCCGTCTCAACATCATTGGCGACCGCTCGCGTCTTGCCCGACGCTTGCGTGCTCGCTGCGCATCGGCCGAGCGTCTAACTGCCGACAATACCCGCATGCAGTTGAATATCGCCGCCAGCTACGGTGGACGATGGGATATCGCCTCAGCGGCGAGGCGTCTTGCCGAGGCGGTCGCGGCCGGTGAACGGACGCCGGAATCCATCGATGAGAACGCCCTGGGGGCGGAGATCTGCCTGCATGGCCTGCCGGAGCCCGACCTTTTCGTGCGCACCGGCGGCGAGCAGCGGATCAGCAATTTCCTGCTCTGGCAGCTTGCCTACACCGAGTTGTATTTCACGCCGGTGCTCTGGCCCGACTTTGATGAAGGCGAAATGAATCGGGCCCTGGTCTGGTTTGGGGAGCGCGAGCGCCGTTTCGGCGGTCTTCGCAATGACGCGGGGGATGACACCGGTGCTTAA
- a CDS encoding phosphatidate cytidylyltransferase translates to MLKQRVLTAIPLAALVLAVVWLLPGIWLQGLFAVAALIAAWEWAGLSGLEGVVERLVYLVVLGGLLIGLSTIDAAASQAWLIPGLLWWLAIAVWVLAQARRGECYRLPSWLAALAGLITLALAWLGIVAIHSLPVSGPFWVTVLMVLVWGADIGAYFAGRRFGKHKLAAAISPGKTWEGVMGGLALGLLVAVVLQLAAAPQLPGLPGLGWLLPVAAMVIALSVIGDLAESVLKRQADRKDSGQLLPGHGGMLDRIDALLAAAPVLAAALMRVG, encoded by the coding sequence GTGCTTAAGCAGCGCGTGCTCACGGCGATCCCGCTGGCGGCGCTGGTACTCGCGGTCGTTTGGTTGCTGCCGGGTATCTGGCTGCAGGGGCTTTTCGCCGTCGCTGCACTGATCGCGGCCTGGGAGTGGGCCGGACTCTCCGGTCTTGAGGGGGTTGTCGAGCGTCTGGTCTATCTCGTTGTTCTGGGTGGCCTACTCATTGGCCTCAGTACCATTGACGCGGCGGCCAGCCAGGCATGGCTGATCCCCGGGCTGCTGTGGTGGCTGGCAATCGCCGTCTGGGTGCTTGCGCAGGCGCGCCGTGGCGAGTGCTACCGGCTTCCATCCTGGCTTGCGGCCCTGGCGGGTCTCATCACGCTGGCACTGGCCTGGCTGGGCATCGTCGCTATTCATTCGCTGCCGGTGAGCGGCCCGTTCTGGGTAACGGTGCTCATGGTCCTTGTCTGGGGGGCGGATATCGGCGCGTATTTCGCCGGACGGCGATTTGGCAAGCATAAACTGGCGGCGGCGATCAGCCCTGGAAAAACCTGGGAGGGCGTGATGGGCGGCCTCGCGCTCGGATTACTGGTGGCCGTGGTCCTCCAGCTGGCCGCGGCGCCGCAGCTCCCGGGGTTACCGGGGCTTGGCTGGCTGCTGCCCGTGGCGGCAATGGTGATTGCCCTATCAGTCATCGGCGACCTTGCCGAGAGCGTGCTCAAACGTCAGGCTGATCGTAAGGATAGTGGTCAGCTACTGCCCGGACATGGCGGTATGCTCGACCGCATCGATGCGCTGCTGGCTGCTGCGCCGGTCCTTGCAGCCGCACTCATGAGGGTGGGATGA
- a CDS encoding 1-deoxy-D-xylulose-5-phosphate reductoisomerase — protein sequence MTDSVAVRGVAILGATGSIGTSTLDVIARHPSRYRAVALSAWRDVDGMEALCRRFRPRLAAMADDDAAAALRGRLLDLDDVEVLAGQAGTVAVAEAAAADTVVAGIVGAAGLAPCLAAVEAGKRVLVANKEALVVAGELIMSAARQSGALLLPIDSEHNGIFQCLPQAPGETLDASGVERLVLTASGGPFRDRDPATLSRVTVEEACAHPNWSMGRKISVDSATMMNKGLELIEACRFFGAPPTQVDVLVHPQSLVHALVQYRDGSTLAQMGTPDMRTPIANALAWPERINAGVAPLDLLSAGRLDFSAPDGGRFPCLELARSALNAGYGATAALNGANEVAVSAFLDGALRFDRIAVVIEETLSALDGEPENRLDALIDHEQQARREATASLKRWSQ from the coding sequence ATGACCGATTCTGTGGCGGTACGCGGCGTCGCCATATTGGGCGCCACGGGTTCAATTGGCACCAGCACACTGGATGTCATTGCGCGGCACCCGTCCCGGTACAGGGCGGTGGCGCTCAGTGCCTGGCGCGATGTAGATGGCATGGAAGCGCTCTGCCGACGCTTTCGTCCGCGCCTGGCGGCGATGGCGGATGACGATGCGGCGGCGGCGCTGCGCGGCCGGCTCCTGGATCTGGACGATGTCGAGGTGCTGGCCGGTCAGGCCGGCACGGTGGCGGTTGCAGAGGCGGCGGCTGCCGATACCGTGGTCGCCGGGATCGTCGGGGCGGCGGGCCTCGCGCCCTGCCTGGCGGCCGTCGAGGCGGGTAAACGCGTCCTTGTCGCGAACAAGGAGGCCCTCGTGGTGGCCGGTGAACTCATCATGTCGGCGGCCCGGCAGAGCGGGGCGCTTCTGCTGCCCATCGACAGCGAGCATAACGGCATTTTTCAGTGCCTCCCGCAGGCGCCGGGGGAGACGCTGGATGCGTCGGGTGTGGAGCGACTCGTACTGACGGCGTCCGGCGGGCCTTTCCGGGATCGTGATCCGGCGACACTCAGTCGCGTGACGGTGGAGGAGGCCTGCGCGCATCCCAACTGGTCCATGGGCCGGAAGATCTCGGTAGACTCCGCAACCATGATGAATAAAGGCCTGGAACTCATTGAAGCGTGTCGCTTTTTCGGTGCGCCGCCAACCCAGGTCGACGTGCTGGTCCACCCGCAGAGCCTGGTGCATGCGCTGGTGCAGTATCGCGATGGTTCGACCCTGGCTCAAATGGGAACGCCCGATATGCGGACCCCGATTGCCAATGCCCTTGCGTGGCCGGAGCGAATCAATGCCGGTGTGGCGCCCCTCGACCTGCTGAGCGCAGGCCGACTGGATTTCTCCGCACCGGACGGGGGGCGCTTCCCTTGTCTGGAACTTGCCCGTTCGGCACTCAATGCTGGATATGGCGCCACCGCGGCGTTAAACGGCGCCAACGAGGTGGCGGTATCGGCGTTCCTTGACGGTGCCCTGCGCTTTGACCGGATAGCGGTGGTGATCGAGGAGACACTCTCAGCGCTGGATGGTGAACCCGAAAACCGGCTCGATGCATTGATCGACCACGAACAACAGGCCCGTCGCGAGGCCACCGCGTCCCTCAAGCGTTGGAGTCAATGA
- the rseP gene encoding RIP metalloprotease RseP — MSWLINILGFLLVIGVLVTVHEFGHFWVARRVGVRVLRFSVGFGRPLLKRTGADGTEYVLAAIPLGGYVKMLDEREGPVAETDLDQAFNRKPLWARNAVIAAGPVFNFALAIVAYWLVFVIGATEVRPIIGPVIPDTPAAEAGLMEGDELIRVDGTRVKAWDQAVMTLLDSADNEPVRVEVARGEGQPVMVSLDLTDTRLLDEQGEVLQRIGLRPWQPTIEPVIDEVVSGSSAGEGGLQSGDRILRADGSEIGSWRSLVEFVRERPQTAVDLTIGRDGRTLERSVTLGSRGEGDQRIGVLGVRPRVPPGLFDDLRHEVRYGPLAAIGEAMESSWRAGTLTIDVLIKMVIGEASVKNLSGPINIAQYAGDSVSLGLIPFLKFLAIVSISLGILNLMPVPVLDGGHLLYNTIEWVRGRPLSEAAQGLGQQIGLALLFMLMTLALYNDLHRLMGAGG; from the coding sequence ATGAGCTGGCTGATCAATATTCTCGGATTCCTTCTGGTCATCGGGGTCCTGGTGACCGTCCATGAATTCGGCCATTTCTGGGTGGCCCGCCGCGTCGGCGTCCGGGTGTTGCGGTTCTCGGTCGGCTTTGGTCGACCGCTGTTGAAGCGCACGGGTGCTGATGGCACGGAGTATGTCCTCGCCGCGATTCCCCTGGGTGGATACGTCAAGATGCTGGATGAGCGCGAGGGGCCGGTGGCGGAAACCGACCTGGATCAGGCGTTCAACCGCAAGCCGCTGTGGGCGCGGAATGCCGTGATTGCGGCCGGGCCGGTGTTCAATTTCGCCCTCGCGATCGTGGCGTACTGGCTGGTCTTCGTCATCGGCGCGACCGAGGTCCGACCGATCATCGGGCCGGTCATCCCGGATACACCCGCTGCCGAGGCGGGGCTCATGGAGGGAGATGAACTGATCCGGGTTGATGGGACGCGCGTGAAGGCGTGGGACCAGGCGGTGATGACATTGCTTGACTCCGCGGACAACGAGCCCGTGCGTGTCGAGGTCGCGCGGGGTGAAGGCCAACCGGTCATGGTGTCGCTTGACCTGACCGATACACGACTGCTCGACGAACAGGGCGAGGTACTCCAGCGGATCGGCTTACGACCCTGGCAGCCGACGATCGAGCCGGTCATTGACGAGGTCGTCTCCGGCAGCAGTGCCGGAGAGGGCGGGCTGCAGTCCGGTGACCGCATCCTCCGGGCCGATGGCAGTGAGATTGGATCATGGCGCAGCCTGGTGGAGTTCGTGCGCGAGCGACCGCAGACCGCCGTCGATCTCACCATCGGGCGCGATGGCCGGACGCTCGAGCGAAGCGTGACGCTGGGCAGCCGCGGCGAAGGCGATCAGCGCATCGGAGTGCTGGGTGTCAGGCCCCGCGTCCCGCCGGGTCTCTTCGACGATCTTCGTCACGAGGTGCGCTATGGACCGCTGGCCGCCATTGGCGAGGCGATGGAATCGAGCTGGCGGGCGGGCACACTGACGATCGATGTGCTCATCAAGATGGTGATCGGCGAGGCATCCGTGAAGAATCTCAGCGGCCCGATCAACATTGCCCAGTATGCCGGCGACTCCGTTTCCCTGGGACTGATTCCGTTTCTGAAGTTTCTCGCGATCGTCAGCATCAGTCTTGGTATCCTTAATCTGATGCCGGTGCCCGTACTCGATGGCGGGCATCTGCTGTACAACACGATCGAATGGGTCCGGGGGCGTCCTCTATCGGAGGCGGCACAGGGGCTGGGTCAGCAGATCGGCCTGGCACTGCTTTTCATGTTGATGACCCTGGCCTTGTACAACGACCTGCACCGTCTCATGGGCGCCGGGGGCTGA